In Panicum virgatum strain AP13 chromosome 5K, P.virgatum_v5, whole genome shotgun sequence, the genomic window GCCGCCGACGGAGTCTGcaatgcgccgccgcgcacggaaGACCGAATCAGAATCCGCGGCCCCGGAGATCCCGGCGGCGTACCATTACCATTACCAAGGGAGGAGATGGAGACCGGCTCGCGTATCTGATTCGATTCCATTCGACGCCGGCCCGGCCCCGCCGCTGCTCTCCTCACCTTCCTCCAGGCCCGGCCGCCCGGGTCACTTCCTTCCTTGACGAGAAGCCCTCCCTCCGTCCTGGAATCAAACGGGATCGTTGGTTTGGTTGGTGACAGCCACCAAGTACAGTACAACCTCGGTTGCCTTGAATTGACGGCTACTACCAACATGGCAACGTAACAATTCCCCCGCCGCCTGCTGGCTGCAGCTTCGTTGCCTCCGCCCAAACCAAACCCAAAGCCCTCCCTCCTCTGAACTGaacccaccgccaccgcgccctgccgctctcgctcgcgcgctgctcccctcctccaccgccgcgccgagccacctcgcccgccccgcctcgccatggcctcCTCCCTCGCGCCCTCCTCTTCGCTCTCCACCCCGTCCCGCTCCAGCCCCGCATCCTCTTACCCAGCCACCCGCCCCGCCTCCCCCAcctccccttctccttctcgCGCgccctcccgctcccgctccgccTCCGCATTACGCGCCCCATCCTCCCtgcgctctcctcctccttttccggcggcggcggcgacggccacaacaacaacagcggcggcggggatggagAAGGGGATGCCGGTCCCGACAACCGCGGCGAGGCGCTGTTCGTGCTCGCGCAGCTGGGGAGGAAGCTCGACAGCCTGCCCTccgatctcgccgccgccgtcgagggcgGCCGCGTCACGGGGGAGATCGTGCGACGCTTCAACGAACTCGAAGCCTCCGCGCTCTTCCGCTGGCTGCTCCAGTTCCGGGGCTTCAGGGAGCGCCTCCTCGCCGACGATCTCTTCCTCGCCAAGCTCGCCATGGAGTGTGGCGTCGGTGTCATCGCcaaggtttttttttattttatttttctctccCAAGCGTCTCcaccttttttttaaataacACCCAATTGTCTTTTGCTGGTACGACTACATTGCGTCCAACTGTAAAATGCTACCTCCAGTCTAACTCCTTTTGAATTCGTCGTTTCTTCAGACTGCAGCTGAGTAtgagaagaggagagagaattttatgaaagagattgatattgtCATAGCTGATGTGGTACGTACGCCTAATTGTTCTCATCTCATACCTCCCAACTTCCTTTTTTGTCATCGTTCTTTGTTTTATGAATTCTCAACTATAATATCATACTAATAAGCTTATCAGTTAAACAAATTCTTCAGTCTGACCTATCCTTGGAACCATCAAAATTGGCTAGGTAAAAAGTATCTTACCAGGTTTAGACTTCAGAAACTCTTTACTAAAACTGTAGGTTTATTAGCATCAATTAACACGAAATTAGAAATGTTGTCATAAAAAAACAAGGTAGATTttgattctctctctctctcaaaattTCTGAATAATAGCTGGTTTCTGCTGTTGGTTAAACTAGCTTTACTAGAGGGCACGTCTGTCCCATGGCCAAAGCACAGGTCTAAGGCCCGGCCCTGGTCGTGGTCGTCTCACATGGGCTACGGTGCCGCTGTGTAAGgatggggcaggggttcgggggttttcttgacCTGCGTGAGAAGGTCTTCTCTTAATGCAATACCCGGGGGCTGTCTTAccccccgcaggtcaagttttaGCTTTACTAGAGGGCTCTATGATATTAACTACATATGTTGATATGTGTAGCAGTAGCACTCTTTGTTCAAGGGGCACGTTATGGTTAAGACATATATACACTACTGGTGAAATTTGGAAATAGGATCCGGTTCATTTAAATATTTAATGAGGATGAGGCTTGCTATCTTGTTGAATAATCATGCCTGGAAGCAAAACAATTGCAACACTCTAAATATGTTAGAACTCTGGCTTTATTACGATGGAAACATCCTGTTCTTTTCTCGTTATTTTCATTATTACTGAAAAAAATGTAATATATATTTGTCAGTTTTTTGTTACCTCAAGTTTTCAGTGGTTTCACTTTACCAATTATAAGAGTACCACCATCTAATACCACATGATTTTTACCTGATTATTGTACCTCCTCTAATATCAAATCTAATTCAGTTGTTCCCTCTGATACTACCCAGGTCATGGCAATCGTTGCAGATTTCATGCTTGTCTATCTTCCTGCTCCGACTGTATCATTGCAGCCACCACTTGCAAGGAATGCTGGAGCTATTGCCAACTTTTTCCATAACTGCCCAGATAATGCTTTCCAAGTAAAGTAACTGTTTCCCTTTTCCTATAATTGAATAGACTTCCTATTTCGTCCCCATGTACTCGAAAACATGTTATGCCACTCTTTTGCAGATTGCTTTGGCTGGAAGGTCATTCTCATTTCTGCAGAGGCTAGGAGCTATACTGGTAAAGTAGATTCATTGCCATAGACAATTAACTATTATGATTATCAGTTACTTTGATTTATTTGCAAGCTATGTTGATCAACTAACGGCAGTGGCTTCTTTGCAGAGGAATGGTGCAAAGCTTTTCGCAGTAGGAACTACTGCTTCTCTGGTAAGTTTGTTTATTTCATAGCTATACTGTGATGACCTTCATTAGCAGTTTCTTTTGATCTTTTGCTATAAAACTACTGttattttcttttctgaagGATATACAGTTGGATGTGATCCTATTATGAAGTAACATTTCTTGAAAAGGGAGAGTTTACGCTAGCAATATGTTATTTTTACGTGTAAAAATTATTTGTGGAACAAGTAATTTCATCATGTCCCATGAGATAGTTTTGTAAGGTTGCAATGTCTATGAACTTGTCATCTTTCCCAGATTGGCACTGGTGTCACCAATGCTTCGATCAAAGCAAGGAAGGCTGTTGATAAGGACCTTGAGGATGAAGTCGAGGATATTCCAGTTGTATCAACTAGTGTTGCCTATGGTGTATACATGGCAATTTCTAGTAACCTCAGGTAAACAGAGTCCCGAAATAGTTTAACATACAatcaaggcatgcttcagctgCCTTTTAAGTATCTGATTATTTTTGTCCTCTGGTTTCGCAATGAGAGACAGAGGGAGTAAGCCCTTCAATCGAATTTGCAGTATTGATTTTTTCCCCAATTTGAGACAGACAACCACTGTAAAACATTTGGCAAATAGCTGCAGACGATGCTCGTTTTAACAATTGGTTTGCTATTCACAGTTGTGCTCCTTTTTAACACCAGAAATATGTATACTTCATCAGGTATCAGATTCTGGCTGGTGTGATCGAACAGAGGATGCTGGAACCACTGCTGCACAACCACAAGCTACTACtgagtgcaatgtgttttgCCATTCGTACGGGCAACACATTCCTTGGCTCTTTGCTGTGAGAACCTACCATTCACCTCGCCCAAAATTTGAAATATTGTTtatcaaaaaaattgaaatattGTATCCTGTTACTGTGGTATCACTCAACTCTTTGATCTTTGTGAACAGCTGGGTTGACTATGCCAGATGGGTGGGCGTCCAAAAGGTTAAAGAAGAGGCCTAAAGTTGCAGCATCTTGTTTGCATGTTCTTGTGTCGCTAGGAATGTCGGGAACACCTTAGATCCCTCCAGAATGCTGTTCCCTTCATTGGAAGCCGATGGGATAAATTTCAATTTTGTTGGGAAAGCCAGAAGTAGAGAGACCTGTCGAATTCTTGTGAACGACGTCGTTGTACCTTGTTTTTAATTCCAAGTTTGCAACTTGCAAGGGCTGTCATTTTGGGAAATATATAATACTGAATTCCATGATACTGCCAATGTGTTTTGACCTTAGGAACTTTCACTTGTCCTGTTCCATCTGTTTGTATTTTAGCCATGTTGTATTTCCTGCTCAATTGCTCAAAGAGAAGTCTTTGTCAGAGTATATTCAGGCGCTGGCCTGACATATGGTTGGGAGATACTTGTCGGATGGAACGTGGGTTGTCCATTCGTTGGACCGGTGGTCAAAGAGCAGAAGGATCGATCGTGCCAGGCTCGATTGGTGTACAACGTGGCCCGTAAGCAAGCACAAACGGGCCTTACACCTTACCGAAAGCCCATGAGCCTCTCTTCTACTTTAAAGTTAAATGGGTCGCTCAACCCAACAAAGTCCAGAGCCGAACGAAACCCTAGTTAGTTTAGTTAACGACCCTACTAACCATCCTCGCCGATCGACGCAGCAGCAACCGACCACGATGCTGCCGTCGCCGCAGCGGCCCTCGCTGTCCGGCGGCGCGATGTTCCTCCCGGCCCAGCCGCAGGCCTCCGCCGCGTGCACGTCCATCTGCTGCACCTGCGGCGTCGCCATGCCGCCGAACGCGGCCCGGCCAACACGTGCGCGCGctgcccgcgcggccgcgcgtcGACATCACGGAGGGTgtaccgcgccacgccgccgtggTGTACTGCCCGGCGTGCTCCTCCTACCTCCAGCCCCCGCGGTCCTggctccgcgccgccccggaGTCGCCCGAGCTCATGCagatcctcctccgccgcgtgcACCGCCAGATCGCCCGCCTCGGCGCCgcgatcgccgccgcggagtTCGTCTTCACGGAGCCCCACTCCAAGCGCCTCAAGCTccgcctccgcgtcgccgcGAGGTCCTCCACGGCGTCACCATGGAGCAGGACCACGTCGTCGAGTTCACCGTCCACGACCGCCTCTGCGACGCCTGCGGCAGGGCCCAGGCCGACCCCGACCAGTGGTCCGCCGTCGTGCAGGTGCGGCAGCGCGCGTCGCACCGCCGCACGCTCCTCCACCTCGAGCAGCAGCTCGTCAGGCACggcgccgcggcctcggccCTCCGCGTGGACGGGAACGCCGGCGGGCTCGACCTGTACTTCGCGTCGCGCTcccacgc contains:
- the LOC120710334 gene encoding protein RETICULATA-RELATED 4, chloroplastic-like is translated as MATLARCSPPPPPRRATSPAPPRHGLLPRALLFALHPVPLQPRILLPSHPPRLPHLPFSFSRALPLPLRLRITRPILPALSSSFSGGGGDGHNNNSGGGDGEGDAGPDNRGEALFVLAQLGRKLDSLPSDLAAAVEGGRVTGEIVRRFNELEASALFRWLLQFRGFRERLLADDLFLAKLAMECGVGVIAKTAAEYEKRRENFMKEIDIVIADVVMAIVADFMLVYLPAPTVSLQPPLARNAGAIANFFHNCPDNAFQIALAGRSFSFLQRLGAILRNGAKLFAVGTTASLIGTGVTNASIKARKAVDKDLEDEVEDIPVVSTSVAYGVYMAISSNLRYQILAGVIEQRMLEPLLHNHKLLLSAMCFAIRTGNTFLGSLLWVDYARWVGVQKVKEEA